The following are encoded together in the Glycine max cultivar Williams 82 chromosome 8, Glycine_max_v4.0, whole genome shotgun sequence genome:
- the LOC100305716 gene encoding uncharacterized protein isoform X1 has translation MADPELEAIRQRRLQELMASHGGVGNQQNPEQEKAQDDAKREAEERRQMMLSQILSAEARERLARIALVKPEKARGVEDFILRAAQMGQITEKVSEERLISLLEQINNQTTRQTKVTIQRRRSVLEDDD, from the exons ATG GCGGATCCTGAGTTGGAAGCAATCAGACAGAGAAGGTTGCAGGAGCTTATGGCTAGCCATGGtggcgtg GGAAATCAACAGAACCCTGAACAGGAGAAAGCTCAGGATGATGCAAAGAG gGAGGCTGAGGAACGGAGACAGATGATGCTTAGTCAGATATTGTCTGCTGAAGCGCGAGAAAGGC TTGCTCGAATTGCTTTGGTGAAACCTGAGAAAGCAAGGGGCGTTGAAGATTTTATATTGAGAGCTGCTCAGATGGGTCAGATAACTGAAAAG GTTTCTGAGGAAAGACTCATATCACTGTTGGAGCAGATAAACAACCAAACAACAAGGCAGACAAAAGTTACA ATACAGAGGCGTCGAAGTGTTCTTGAGGATGATGATTAA
- the LOC100305716 gene encoding uncharacterized protein LOC100305716 — protein MADPELEAIRQRRLQELMASHGGVGNQQNPEQEKAQDDAKREAEERRQMMLSQILSAEARERLARIALVKPEKARGVEDFILRAAQMGQITEKVSEERLISLLEQINNQTTRQTKVTRRRSVLEDDD, from the exons ATG GCGGATCCTGAGTTGGAAGCAATCAGACAGAGAAGGTTGCAGGAGCTTATGGCTAGCCATGGtggcgtg GGAAATCAACAGAACCCTGAACAGGAGAAAGCTCAGGATGATGCAAAGAG gGAGGCTGAGGAACGGAGACAGATGATGCTTAGTCAGATATTGTCTGCTGAAGCGCGAGAAAGGC TTGCTCGAATTGCTTTGGTGAAACCTGAGAAAGCAAGGGGCGTTGAAGATTTTATATTGAGAGCTGCTCAGATGGGTCAGATAACTGAAAAG GTTTCTGAGGAAAGACTCATATCACTGTTGGAGCAGATAAACAACCAAACAACAAGGCAGACAAAAGTTACA AGGCGTCGAAGTGTTCTTGAGGATGATGATTAA
- the LOC100804249 gene encoding two-pore potassium channel 3 isoform X4, with protein sequence MEKEPLLPYFSPRKKPQPFPPLCPLPEHDEIVLPMTPSEFKDRLIFGPSPSSASPRDPSPLADALTLSYNSPKCPSSSNSQDYASPPLFDSQQQQPLNSWLLDPNYESWRKTNLHRSKTAPAMAVISDFNPHTAVQRPQFASQSIVRQGVILLALYLALGVVIYWFNRHNFTATETHPVVDALYFCIVTMCTIGYGDITPNSTATKLFSILFVLVGFGFIDILLSGMVSYVLDLQENHMLTAVKGRRGEKDGKSYIIDVKKGRMRIRLKVALALGVVVICTGVGVGVMHFVEKLGWLDSFYLSVMSVTTVGYGDHAFKTMHGRIFAAIWLLVSTLAVARAFLYLAEARVDKRHRRMAKWILGQDMTVSEFLAADIDNNGFVRSSLHLGIGGQDLTIRY encoded by the exons ATGGAAAAGGAGCCTCTGCTCCCATATTTCAGCCCCAGAAAGAAGCCTCAACCATTTCCACCACTATGCCCCTTACCAGAACACGACGAAATCGTTCTTCCTATGACCCCTTCGGAATTCAAGGACCGTCTCATCTTTGGTCCTTCTCCTTCCTCTGCTTCCCCAAGAGACCCTTCACCTCTGGCTGATGCCTTAACACTCTCTTACAATTCCCCAAAATGCCCCTCCTCTTCAAACTCACAGGACTATGCATCACCGCCACTATTTGATTCCCAACAACAGCAACCGCTCAACTCTTGGCTCCTTGACCCCAATTACGAGTCATGGCGGAAAACGAACCTTCACCGATCGAAAACCGCGCCGGCCATGGCCGTGATCAGCGATTTCAACCCCCACACCGCCGTGCAAAGACCCCAGTTTGCCAGCCAGAGTATTGTCCGCCAGGGTGTTATTCTTCTTGCTCTTTATTTGGCATTAGGGGTTGTCATTTATTGGTTCAATCGTCATAATTTTACAGCCACCGAGACTCATCCTGTAGTTGATGCATTGTATTTTTGTATAGTGACAATGTGCACAATAGGGTATGGTGACATCACTCCCAATAGTACAGCCACTAAGCTTTTCTCTATATTGTTTGTGTTGGTGGGGTTTGGATTTATAGACATATTGTTGAGTGGGATGGTTAGCTATGTGCTTGATTTGCAGGAGAATCATATGTTGACGGCGGTGAAGGGGAGGAGGGGTGAGAAGGATGGAAAGTCTTATATAATTGATGTGAAGAAAGGGAGGATGAGGATTCGGTTGAAGGTGGCGCTGGCTTTGGGGGTTGTGGTGATTTGTACTGGGGTAGGTGTGGGGGTTATGCATTTTGTGGAGAAGCTTGGATGGTTGGATTCGTTTTATCTTTCGGTTATGTCGGTTACCACGGTTGGGTATGGAGACCACGCGTTCAAGACCATGCACGGTCGGATCTTTGCTGCGATTTGGTTGCTTGTGTCGACGCTTGCTGTGGCCCGGGCGTTTCTCTATCTGGCTGAGGCCAGAGTGGATAAGCGTCATAGGAGGATGGCAAAGTGGATTCTTGGTCAGGATATGACTGTTTCTGAGTTTCTAGCAGCAGACATTGACAATAATGGCTTTGTGAG GAGTAGTCTCCACTTGGGTATTGGCGGCCAGGATCTGACCATAAG GTATTAA
- the LOC100804249 gene encoding two-pore potassium channel 3 isoform X5: MEKEPLLPYFSPRKKPQPFPPLCPLPEHDEIVLPMTPSEFKDRLIFGPSPSSASPRDPSPLADALTLSYNSPKCPSSSNSQDYASPPLFDSQQQQPLNSWLLDPNYESWRKTNLHRSKTAPAMAVISDFNPHTAVQRPQFASQSIVRQGVILLALYLALGVVIYWFNRHNFTATETHPVVDALYFCIVTMCTIGYGDITPNSTATKLFSILFVLVGFGFIDILLSGMVSYVLDLQENHMLTAVKGRRGEKDGKSYIIDVKKGRMRIRLKVALALGVVVICTGVGVGVMHFVEKLGWLDSFYLSVMSVTTVGYGDHAFKTMHGRIFAAIWLLVSTLAVARAFLYLAEARVDKRHRRMAKWILGQDMTVSEFLAADIDNNGFVRY; the protein is encoded by the exons ATGGAAAAGGAGCCTCTGCTCCCATATTTCAGCCCCAGAAAGAAGCCTCAACCATTTCCACCACTATGCCCCTTACCAGAACACGACGAAATCGTTCTTCCTATGACCCCTTCGGAATTCAAGGACCGTCTCATCTTTGGTCCTTCTCCTTCCTCTGCTTCCCCAAGAGACCCTTCACCTCTGGCTGATGCCTTAACACTCTCTTACAATTCCCCAAAATGCCCCTCCTCTTCAAACTCACAGGACTATGCATCACCGCCACTATTTGATTCCCAACAACAGCAACCGCTCAACTCTTGGCTCCTTGACCCCAATTACGAGTCATGGCGGAAAACGAACCTTCACCGATCGAAAACCGCGCCGGCCATGGCCGTGATCAGCGATTTCAACCCCCACACCGCCGTGCAAAGACCCCAGTTTGCCAGCCAGAGTATTGTCCGCCAGGGTGTTATTCTTCTTGCTCTTTATTTGGCATTAGGGGTTGTCATTTATTGGTTCAATCGTCATAATTTTACAGCCACCGAGACTCATCCTGTAGTTGATGCATTGTATTTTTGTATAGTGACAATGTGCACAATAGGGTATGGTGACATCACTCCCAATAGTACAGCCACTAAGCTTTTCTCTATATTGTTTGTGTTGGTGGGGTTTGGATTTATAGACATATTGTTGAGTGGGATGGTTAGCTATGTGCTTGATTTGCAGGAGAATCATATGTTGACGGCGGTGAAGGGGAGGAGGGGTGAGAAGGATGGAAAGTCTTATATAATTGATGTGAAGAAAGGGAGGATGAGGATTCGGTTGAAGGTGGCGCTGGCTTTGGGGGTTGTGGTGATTTGTACTGGGGTAGGTGTGGGGGTTATGCATTTTGTGGAGAAGCTTGGATGGTTGGATTCGTTTTATCTTTCGGTTATGTCGGTTACCACGGTTGGGTATGGAGACCACGCGTTCAAGACCATGCACGGTCGGATCTTTGCTGCGATTTGGTTGCTTGTGTCGACGCTTGCTGTGGCCCGGGCGTTTCTCTATCTGGCTGAGGCCAGAGTGGATAAGCGTCATAGGAGGATGGCAAAGTGGATTCTTGGTCAGGATATGACTGTTTCTGAGTTTCTAGCAGCAGACATTGACAATAATGGCTTTGTGAG GTATTAA
- the LOC100804249 gene encoding two-pore potassium channel 3 isoform X3 has product MEKEPLLPYFSPRKKPQPFPPLCPLPEHDEIVLPMTPSEFKDRLIFGPSPSSASPRDPSPLADALTLSYNSPKCPSSSNSQDYASPPLFDSQQQQPLNSWLLDPNYESWRKTNLHRSKTAPAMAVISDFNPHTAVQRPQFASQSIVRQGVILLALYLALGVVIYWFNRHNFTATETHPVVDALYFCIVTMCTIGYGDITPNSTATKLFSILFVLVGFGFIDILLSGMVSYVLDLQENHMLTAVKGRRGEKDGKSYIIDVKKGRMRIRLKVALALGVVVICTGVGVGVMHFVEKLGWLDSFYLSVMSVTTVGYGDHAFKTMHGRIFAAIWLLVSTLAVARAFLYLAEARVDKRHRRMAKWILGQDMTVSEFLAADIDNNGFVRSSLHLGIGGQDLTIRCF; this is encoded by the exons ATGGAAAAGGAGCCTCTGCTCCCATATTTCAGCCCCAGAAAGAAGCCTCAACCATTTCCACCACTATGCCCCTTACCAGAACACGACGAAATCGTTCTTCCTATGACCCCTTCGGAATTCAAGGACCGTCTCATCTTTGGTCCTTCTCCTTCCTCTGCTTCCCCAAGAGACCCTTCACCTCTGGCTGATGCCTTAACACTCTCTTACAATTCCCCAAAATGCCCCTCCTCTTCAAACTCACAGGACTATGCATCACCGCCACTATTTGATTCCCAACAACAGCAACCGCTCAACTCTTGGCTCCTTGACCCCAATTACGAGTCATGGCGGAAAACGAACCTTCACCGATCGAAAACCGCGCCGGCCATGGCCGTGATCAGCGATTTCAACCCCCACACCGCCGTGCAAAGACCCCAGTTTGCCAGCCAGAGTATTGTCCGCCAGGGTGTTATTCTTCTTGCTCTTTATTTGGCATTAGGGGTTGTCATTTATTGGTTCAATCGTCATAATTTTACAGCCACCGAGACTCATCCTGTAGTTGATGCATTGTATTTTTGTATAGTGACAATGTGCACAATAGGGTATGGTGACATCACTCCCAATAGTACAGCCACTAAGCTTTTCTCTATATTGTTTGTGTTGGTGGGGTTTGGATTTATAGACATATTGTTGAGTGGGATGGTTAGCTATGTGCTTGATTTGCAGGAGAATCATATGTTGACGGCGGTGAAGGGGAGGAGGGGTGAGAAGGATGGAAAGTCTTATATAATTGATGTGAAGAAAGGGAGGATGAGGATTCGGTTGAAGGTGGCGCTGGCTTTGGGGGTTGTGGTGATTTGTACTGGGGTAGGTGTGGGGGTTATGCATTTTGTGGAGAAGCTTGGATGGTTGGATTCGTTTTATCTTTCGGTTATGTCGGTTACCACGGTTGGGTATGGAGACCACGCGTTCAAGACCATGCACGGTCGGATCTTTGCTGCGATTTGGTTGCTTGTGTCGACGCTTGCTGTGGCCCGGGCGTTTCTCTATCTGGCTGAGGCCAGAGTGGATAAGCGTCATAGGAGGATGGCAAAGTGGATTCTTGGTCAGGATATGACTGTTTCTGAGTTTCTAGCAGCAGACATTGACAATAATGGCTTTGTGAG GAGTAGTCTCCACTTGGGTATTGGCGGCCAGGATCTGACCATAAGGTGCTTCTAG
- the LOC100804249 gene encoding two-pore potassium channel 3 isoform X1, protein MEKEPLLPYFSPRKKPQPFPPLCPLPEHDEIVLPMTPSEFKDRLIFGPSPSSASPRDPSPLADALTLSYNSPKCPSSSNSQDYASPPLFDSQQQQPLNSWLLDPNYESWRKTNLHRSKTAPAMAVISDFNPHTAVQRPQFASQSIVRQGVILLALYLALGVVIYWFNRHNFTATETHPVVDALYFCIVTMCTIGYGDITPNSTATKLFSILFVLVGFGFIDILLSGMVSYVLDLQENHMLTAVKGRRGEKDGKSYIIDVKKGRMRIRLKVALALGVVVICTGVGVGVMHFVEKLGWLDSFYLSVMSVTTVGYGDHAFKTMHGRIFAAIWLLVSTLAVARAFLYLAEARVDKRHRRMAKWILGQDMTVSEFLAADIDNNGFVRSSLHLGIGGQDLTISKSEYVIYKLKEMGKVSEKDIMQVSEKFDRLDAGNCGKITLADLMENHN, encoded by the exons ATGGAAAAGGAGCCTCTGCTCCCATATTTCAGCCCCAGAAAGAAGCCTCAACCATTTCCACCACTATGCCCCTTACCAGAACACGACGAAATCGTTCTTCCTATGACCCCTTCGGAATTCAAGGACCGTCTCATCTTTGGTCCTTCTCCTTCCTCTGCTTCCCCAAGAGACCCTTCACCTCTGGCTGATGCCTTAACACTCTCTTACAATTCCCCAAAATGCCCCTCCTCTTCAAACTCACAGGACTATGCATCACCGCCACTATTTGATTCCCAACAACAGCAACCGCTCAACTCTTGGCTCCTTGACCCCAATTACGAGTCATGGCGGAAAACGAACCTTCACCGATCGAAAACCGCGCCGGCCATGGCCGTGATCAGCGATTTCAACCCCCACACCGCCGTGCAAAGACCCCAGTTTGCCAGCCAGAGTATTGTCCGCCAGGGTGTTATTCTTCTTGCTCTTTATTTGGCATTAGGGGTTGTCATTTATTGGTTCAATCGTCATAATTTTACAGCCACCGAGACTCATCCTGTAGTTGATGCATTGTATTTTTGTATAGTGACAATGTGCACAATAGGGTATGGTGACATCACTCCCAATAGTACAGCCACTAAGCTTTTCTCTATATTGTTTGTGTTGGTGGGGTTTGGATTTATAGACATATTGTTGAGTGGGATGGTTAGCTATGTGCTTGATTTGCAGGAGAATCATATGTTGACGGCGGTGAAGGGGAGGAGGGGTGAGAAGGATGGAAAGTCTTATATAATTGATGTGAAGAAAGGGAGGATGAGGATTCGGTTGAAGGTGGCGCTGGCTTTGGGGGTTGTGGTGATTTGTACTGGGGTAGGTGTGGGGGTTATGCATTTTGTGGAGAAGCTTGGATGGTTGGATTCGTTTTATCTTTCGGTTATGTCGGTTACCACGGTTGGGTATGGAGACCACGCGTTCAAGACCATGCACGGTCGGATCTTTGCTGCGATTTGGTTGCTTGTGTCGACGCTTGCTGTGGCCCGGGCGTTTCTCTATCTGGCTGAGGCCAGAGTGGATAAGCGTCATAGGAGGATGGCAAAGTGGATTCTTGGTCAGGATATGACTGTTTCTGAGTTTCTAGCAGCAGACATTGACAATAATGGCTTTGTGAG GAGTAGTCTCCACTTGGGTATTGGCGGCCAGGATCTGACCATAAG TAAATCAGAATATGTTATATACAAGCTCAAGGAGATGGGAAAAGTATCTGAGAAGGACATCATGCAGGTTAGTGAGAAGTTTGATAGACTAGATGCTGGCAACTGCGGAAAAATAACGCTTGCTGATCTTATGGAGAATCATAATTGA
- the LOC100804249 gene encoding two-pore potassium channel 3 isoform X2, producing the protein MEKEPLLPYFSPRKKPQPFPPLCPLPEHDEIVLPMTPSEFKDRLIFGPSPSSASPRDPSPLADALTLSYNSPKCPSSSNSQDYASPPLFDSQQQQPLNSWLLDPNYESWRKTNLHRSKTAPAMAVISDFNPHTAVQRPQFASQSIVRQGVILLALYLALGVVIYWFNRHNFTATETHPVVDALYFCIVTMCTIGYGDITPNSTATKLFSILFVLVGFGFIDILLSGMVSYVLDLQENHMLTAVKGRRGEKDGKSYIIDVKKGRMRIRLKVALALGVVVICTGVGVGVMHFVEKLGWLDSFYLSVMSVTTVGYGDHAFKTMHGRIFAAIWLLVSTLAVARAFLYLAEARVDKRHRRMAKWILGQDMTVSEFLAADIDNNGFVSKSEYVIYKLKEMGKVSEKDIMQVSEKFDRLDAGNCGKITLADLMENHN; encoded by the exons ATGGAAAAGGAGCCTCTGCTCCCATATTTCAGCCCCAGAAAGAAGCCTCAACCATTTCCACCACTATGCCCCTTACCAGAACACGACGAAATCGTTCTTCCTATGACCCCTTCGGAATTCAAGGACCGTCTCATCTTTGGTCCTTCTCCTTCCTCTGCTTCCCCAAGAGACCCTTCACCTCTGGCTGATGCCTTAACACTCTCTTACAATTCCCCAAAATGCCCCTCCTCTTCAAACTCACAGGACTATGCATCACCGCCACTATTTGATTCCCAACAACAGCAACCGCTCAACTCTTGGCTCCTTGACCCCAATTACGAGTCATGGCGGAAAACGAACCTTCACCGATCGAAAACCGCGCCGGCCATGGCCGTGATCAGCGATTTCAACCCCCACACCGCCGTGCAAAGACCCCAGTTTGCCAGCCAGAGTATTGTCCGCCAGGGTGTTATTCTTCTTGCTCTTTATTTGGCATTAGGGGTTGTCATTTATTGGTTCAATCGTCATAATTTTACAGCCACCGAGACTCATCCTGTAGTTGATGCATTGTATTTTTGTATAGTGACAATGTGCACAATAGGGTATGGTGACATCACTCCCAATAGTACAGCCACTAAGCTTTTCTCTATATTGTTTGTGTTGGTGGGGTTTGGATTTATAGACATATTGTTGAGTGGGATGGTTAGCTATGTGCTTGATTTGCAGGAGAATCATATGTTGACGGCGGTGAAGGGGAGGAGGGGTGAGAAGGATGGAAAGTCTTATATAATTGATGTGAAGAAAGGGAGGATGAGGATTCGGTTGAAGGTGGCGCTGGCTTTGGGGGTTGTGGTGATTTGTACTGGGGTAGGTGTGGGGGTTATGCATTTTGTGGAGAAGCTTGGATGGTTGGATTCGTTTTATCTTTCGGTTATGTCGGTTACCACGGTTGGGTATGGAGACCACGCGTTCAAGACCATGCACGGTCGGATCTTTGCTGCGATTTGGTTGCTTGTGTCGACGCTTGCTGTGGCCCGGGCGTTTCTCTATCTGGCTGAGGCCAGAGTGGATAAGCGTCATAGGAGGATGGCAAAGTGGATTCTTGGTCAGGATATGACTGTTTCTGAGTTTCTAGCAGCAGACATTGACAATAATGGCTTTGTGAG TAAATCAGAATATGTTATATACAAGCTCAAGGAGATGGGAAAAGTATCTGAGAAGGACATCATGCAGGTTAGTGAGAAGTTTGATAGACTAGATGCTGGCAACTGCGGAAAAATAACGCTTGCTGATCTTATGGAGAATCATAATTGA